A stretch of Chionomys nivalis chromosome 2, mChiNiv1.1, whole genome shotgun sequence DNA encodes these proteins:
- the LOC130870099 gene encoding olfactory receptor 12: MATAVHRNGSLSAVSLQGFVLMGFGGGAKTQALLFAVFLALYVVTVLGNLTMIVVITLDARLHSPMYFFLKSLSFVDLCYSSIIAPKAMTNFLSSSKVISFEGCATQFFFFSLLATTETFLLAVMAYDRFMAICSPLRYPMTMCPTTCARLVLGTFCVGCLNSIVQTSLTFQLPFCSSNRIDYFYCDVPPLLQLACGSTALNELLLFGLCGFIIVSTTLAVLVSYGYIAVTILRMHSGSGRHKVFSTCGSHLTAVSLFYGTLFVMYAQPGAVTSMAQGKVVSIFYTLVIPMLNPLIYSLRNKDVKDALWRLGHRHNLVKKGGQ; the protein is encoded by the coding sequence ATGGCCACAGCAGTCCACAGAAATGGGAGTCTCTCGGCAGTGTCCTTGCAGGGGTTCGTGCTGATGGGATTTGGGGGAGGCGCAAAGACCCAGGCCCTGCTCTTTGCTGTCTTCCTGGCCCTGTACGTGGTGACTGTCCTGGGCAACCTCACCATGATCGTGGTCATCACCCTGGATGCCCGCCTGCActcccccatgtacttcttcctcaagAGCCTGTCCTTTGTCGACCTCTGCTACTCCTCTATCATCGCCCCCAAAGCCATGAccaacttcctttcctcctcGAAGGTCATCAGCTTTGAGGGATGTGCCACCcagttcttctttttctccttgttgGCTACCACTGAGACTTTCCTCTTAGCTGTGATGGCCTATGACCGTTTCATGGCCATCTGCAGTCCCCTGAGGTACCCTATGACCATGTGCCCTACGACTTGTGCCCGTCTGGTGCTGGGTACCTTTTGTGTGGGCTGCCTGAACTCCATTGTGCAGACCAGCCTCACGTTCCAGCTGCCCTTCTGCAGCTCCAACCGTATTGACTACTTCTACTGTGATGTTCCCCCATTGCTCCAGCTGGCCTGTGGCAGCACAGCTCTCAATGAGCTCCTGCTCTTCGGCCTCTGTGGGTTCATCATTGTGAGCACTACCTTAGCTGTGCTGGTTTCCTATGGCTACATAGCTGTGACCATCCTCAGGATGCACTCAGGATCTGGGAGGCACAAGGTCTTCTCCACCTGTGGCTCTCATCTGACAGCCGTGTCTTTGTTTTATGGCACTCTTTTTGTCATGTACGCACAGCCGGGAGCAGTGACATCCATGGCACAGGGCAAAGTGGTCTCCATCTTCTACACCCTGGTCATCCCCATGCTCAACCCCCTCATCTACAGTCTGCGCAACAAGGATGTGAAGGACGCCCTGTGGCGGTTGGGACACAGACACAACCTCGTGAAAAAGGGTGGACAATGA